One region of Vicinamibacteria bacterium genomic DNA includes:
- a CDS encoding DUF1330 domain-containing protein, which yields MAAYFVFHNRIHDAEKMQEYIPRALETMAPYNPEIVILDENSQVIEGQTTFPRTIVLKFESRDAAMAWYNSPAYEAVRPLRLEATEGFGVLVDGFVLQK from the coding sequence TTGGCTGCGTATTTCGTGTTTCACAACCGCATTCATGATGCGGAGAAGATGCAAGAGTATATCCCGAGAGCACTCGAGACGATGGCGCCCTACAATCCCGAGATCGTGATTCTCGATGAGAATTCTCAAGTGATTGAAGGGCAGACGACATTTCCGCGCACGATCGTCCTCAAGTTCGAGTCGCGCGACGCTGCGATGGCCTGGTACAACTCACCTGCATACGAGGCGGTGCGCCCCCTGCGCCTCGAGGCGACAGAAGGTTTTGGTGTCCTCGTTGATGGATTCGTTTTGCAGAAGTAG